In Dyadobacter sp. NIV53, a single window of DNA contains:
- a CDS encoding TolC family protein — protein sequence MKKTSFILLFIVSCFDAKAQSITLQQCYELAEQHYPLAKQKNLIAQTKAYSIENAQKGYLPQISILGQATYQSDVTGIPFSFPGMDIPKLSKDQYKVYGEINQTLYDGGMIRNQKKLHEANAIVEEQNVTVELYRLRERINQLYFGILLINKQLLLTELRKNDIQSGLDRTNGAIANGIAFKSNADVLKAELLLADQAATEQKALQKAYLDMLSLFIGQSLNSNTILAEPPVPDQNGTPMRPELAGFDYRKRLIDINEYMLTAKNQPKISLFVQGGYGKPGLNFLKNEFVFYGVGGIRFSWLLTGFYTNKSDRLILENNRRSLDIQKESFLFNNNISATQDQSEIAKLKELIGTDDAIIGLRTNVKNASNAQLENGVKMPADYVRDVNLESQSRQNLALHQVQLLYAQYRLKTTLGN from the coding sequence ATGAAAAAAACGTCTTTTATACTGCTTTTTATAGTTTCCTGTTTTGATGCAAAAGCGCAGTCGATAACGCTACAGCAATGTTATGAGCTAGCCGAACAACACTATCCGCTTGCCAAACAGAAAAATCTGATAGCCCAGACAAAAGCATATTCTATCGAAAATGCTCAAAAAGGATATCTGCCTCAAATCAGTATTCTTGGACAAGCAACATATCAATCAGATGTTACCGGGATTCCTTTCAGTTTTCCGGGAATGGATATTCCGAAGTTAAGTAAGGATCAGTACAAAGTATATGGAGAAATAAACCAGACGCTTTATGATGGTGGAATGATCAGGAATCAAAAGAAGCTGCATGAGGCCAATGCTATTGTGGAAGAACAAAACGTTACTGTCGAACTGTACAGGCTACGGGAAAGGATCAATCAGTTATATTTTGGCATATTGCTGATTAACAAACAATTATTGTTAACTGAGCTTCGCAAAAATGACATTCAATCGGGATTGGACAGAACCAATGGAGCCATAGCTAATGGTATTGCTTTTAAAAGTAACGCGGATGTATTAAAAGCTGAACTACTGCTGGCTGACCAAGCCGCAACGGAACAGAAAGCATTACAAAAAGCGTATCTGGATATGCTCAGCTTATTCATTGGGCAGTCGCTTAATTCAAATACTATTTTGGCAGAACCACCAGTTCCGGATCAGAATGGAACGCCTATGCGGCCCGAATTAGCAGGGTTTGATTACCGGAAAAGGCTTATTGATATCAATGAGTATATGTTGACAGCCAAAAATCAACCTAAAATAAGTTTGTTTGTTCAGGGCGGATATGGAAAACCTGGGCTGAATTTCCTGAAAAATGAATTTGTCTTTTATGGCGTCGGAGGTATACGTTTTAGTTGGTTATTAACCGGTTTTTACACCAATAAATCAGACAGGCTAATCCTGGAAAATAACCGGCGCTCGCTGGACATTCAAAAAGAATCTTTTTTATTCAATAATAATATTTCCGCTACGCAGGATCAGTCTGAAATTGCCAAATTAAAAGAATTAATCGGCACCGATGATGCCATTATTGGTCTAAGAACGAATGTGAAAAACGCATCAAATGCACAATTGGAAAATGGTGTAAAAATGCCGGCAGATTATGTTCGTGATGTTAATTTGGAAAGCCAGTCCAGACAAAATCTTGCTTTACACCAGGTGCAGCTGCTTTACGCACAATATAGGTTGAAAACTACCTTAGGGAATTAA
- a CDS encoding HlyD family secretion protein has translation MKNIFQHKMAIALFILIISCQNEKNEFDASGAFEAEETIISAQATGTVQNFNIEEGQTLAAGQQVGSIDSIQLYLKKKQLEAQIRTIGSKTPEIAAQTGTFKKQIAVTESQINTLLVEKKRTENLLKADAATPKQLDDINGQLDMLQRQLDVIRNQDIAQTSALSTQKSGLLSERSPLGIQVEQVEDQLAKCRIINPLKGMVLTKYIETNEMAVPGKPLYKIADLTGIIMRAYITGDQLSKVRQNQKIKVLVDDGADKYKEYEGLITWISNKAEFTPKTIQTKEERANMVYAIKALVKNDGFLKIGMYGEVKF, from the coding sequence ATGAAAAATATATTTCAACACAAAATGGCAATTGCTCTTTTCATTCTGATAATATCCTGTCAGAATGAAAAAAATGAATTTGATGCGTCCGGGGCATTTGAGGCGGAAGAAACAATAATTTCCGCTCAGGCAACCGGTACGGTTCAGAACTTTAATATAGAAGAAGGGCAAACGCTGGCGGCTGGTCAGCAGGTAGGATCCATAGACAGCATTCAGTTGTATTTAAAAAAGAAACAGCTCGAAGCACAGATCAGGACAATTGGCAGTAAAACACCTGAAATTGCCGCCCAGACGGGGACTTTTAAAAAGCAGATTGCAGTAACCGAAAGTCAGATCAATACACTTTTAGTTGAAAAAAAGCGGACGGAAAATTTGCTGAAAGCAGATGCTGCAACACCGAAACAACTTGACGATATTAATGGCCAGCTGGATATGCTGCAAAGACAACTGGATGTGATCCGTAATCAGGATATTGCACAGACTTCCGCGTTATCAACACAGAAAAGCGGATTATTAAGCGAACGTTCTCCTCTCGGGATCCAGGTGGAACAGGTTGAAGACCAGCTTGCAAAATGCAGGATTATTAATCCATTGAAAGGAATGGTGCTTACTAAATATATAGAAACCAACGAAATGGCGGTTCCGGGAAAACCACTATATAAAATAGCTGACCTGACTGGGATCATCATGCGTGCTTACATTACTGGTGATCAGCTTTCGAAAGTCAGGCAGAATCAGAAAATTAAGGTTTTGGTAGATGACGGAGCAGATAAATACAAAGAATATGAGGGGTTGATAACATGGATCAGCAATAAAGCAGAATTTACACCCAAAACTATCCAGACAAAGGAAGAACGTGCCAACATGGTTTATGCTATTAAAGCACTCGTAAAAAATGATGGGTTTTTAAAAATCGGAATGTATGGTGAGGTGAAGTTTTGA
- a CDS encoding ABC transporter ATP-binding protein: MNPDNVSDGVYCDALTKTYNKGSVRAVDAVSFSVKKGELFGLIGPDGAGKTSIFRMLTTLLLPDSGQANVDGFDVVNDYKMIRNKVGYMPGKFSLYQDLTVEENLHFFATLFNTTIDENYDLIKDIYIQIEPFKTRRAGKLSGGMKQKLALCCALIHKPTVLFLDEPTTGVDVVSRKEFWEMLKKLKEQGITILVSTPYMDEATLCDRIALIQGGRIMSIDTPQEIVNAFPEQLYAIKAADIYQLLKDVRSNAETKSCFAFGEYLHLTFKNEQADSVEKLTGFLNLKNHKRLEIKKIEPTIEDCFIRLSS; this comes from the coding sequence ATGAATCCAGACAATGTAAGTGATGGCGTGTATTGTGACGCTTTGACAAAAACTTATAATAAGGGGAGTGTCAGGGCGGTGGATGCTGTTTCATTTTCGGTTAAGAAAGGTGAATTGTTTGGATTGATCGGTCCGGACGGAGCTGGTAAGACGAGCATATTCAGGATGCTTACTACTTTACTTTTACCCGATAGCGGGCAGGCAAATGTGGACGGGTTTGATGTTGTGAATGATTATAAAATGATCCGCAATAAAGTGGGATATATGCCCGGAAAGTTCTCTTTGTACCAGGATTTAACGGTTGAGGAAAACCTCCATTTTTTTGCTACTTTATTCAACACAACTATTGATGAAAACTATGATCTGATCAAAGACATTTACATTCAGATCGAGCCTTTTAAAACACGACGGGCCGGGAAATTATCGGGTGGAATGAAACAGAAACTGGCGCTATGCTGTGCTTTGATCCACAAACCAACTGTGTTATTTCTGGACGAACCTACAACAGGCGTAGACGTTGTTTCGAGAAAGGAATTCTGGGAAATGCTGAAAAAACTGAAAGAACAGGGAATTACGATCCTGGTTTCCACGCCTTATATGGATGAAGCTACCTTGTGTGATCGTATAGCATTAATCCAGGGCGGCAGGATTATGTCTATTGATACACCTCAGGAAATTGTAAATGCTTTTCCTGAACAATTGTATGCTATTAAGGCAGCAGACATTTATCAGTTGCTAAAAGATGTAAGATCCAATGCAGAAACGAAAAGCTGCTTTGCATTTGGAGAATACCTGCATTTGACTTTTAAAAACGAACAGGCTGATTCGGTAGAAAAATTAACTGGATTTTTAAATTTAAAAAATCATAAAAGGCTGGAAATTAAAAAAATAGAACCAACTATTGAAGATTGTTTTATCAGGTTGAGCAGCTAA